The following are encoded together in the Parabacteroides chongii genome:
- a CDS encoding TonB-dependent receptor: protein MKKNEEFSRKPAHFLKSACLALCLVSYGGSAIYAASAYAEQTTLTVRMNNRTVKDVFNYIEKNSEFIFVYHGSNINLNRKVSVDVHNQTVETILSNMFAGTDIEYIINDRQIIVRRNEKSNRSVTFAAESQQQKKITVTGNVKDATGEPLIGVNVLVKGTTIGGITDIDGNFSLSDVDPNATISVSYIGYRTQDIALKGKSAVNITLSEDSESLDEVVVIGYGTQKKVDLSGAVATVSTKVLENRPVLTVGQALQGSVANMTVSIGSGQATDSPTFNIRGTTSINGGDPLIVIDGVVSTSEELNRMNPSDIGSISVLKDAASAAIYGSRAAFGVILVTTKTAGQEKLTVNYSNNFAMRKLSSMAEVITDPYTVATARNDFYYPWGVNHNQEELEYAKRVSSDPSVSPYFLKPDGTYAYFGQTDWFGEAYKNLAFSTNHTVDVSGKTDRLNYYFSAGYNFQDGMVSQGTDKFNRYNLRSKLDFKLTDWWTLGNNTSLVISDYDAPYFLGDDYYWAVNRRNALVPIKNPDGSYTEDGAAIMGRFAEGGRKKENKTTLTTQFTTKLDIIKDVLFVNGSFAYVANRNNKDGAQLSVPYRKGPETPILYQNSVSSAFFDNTEASTVTFDAYATFHKLFNDKHDFTAMVGYNQESWSESYEYAQRKELITDGLPTPNLATGDMTVTQRIRELSFRSVFGRLNYTYDNRYILAVNARYDGTSRFPTDSRFVFNPSGSAAWVISQEGFFEPLRDVVNFLKLRFSYGSLGNQYLKDNYYPYLATMGSDKSKVILDGKQPVYVSSPGLVAGDLTWETVTTSDWGMDVNFFNNRLTATVDGYIRRTKDMLRSGAKLPSVLGTAVPLENAADLKTTGWDLTISWRDQFKLAGKPFNYGASFNIGDSRSKITKYANETGSLGDHYVGKEWGEIWGLVNDGFFTSQEDIDNSADHTEVDPYPGTPPMAPGDVKYKDLNGDGKINKGANTLADHGDYKVIGNDQARYAFGFTANGDWNGFDFSIFIQGIMKKDYYPTRDPYFWGMYYDPWTNLTYGNYNDHWTTENPNGFFPRVKSYQAYVANRGLAIPQTRYLQNAAYARLKNLTFGYTLPQKWVEKVNISRLRVFFSGDNLCEITGLYKYYKMDPECLGGQIYPLQRSYSFGLNVTF, encoded by the coding sequence ATGAAAAAGAATGAAGAATTCAGCCGAAAACCGGCTCATTTTCTTAAAAGTGCATGTTTAGCCTTATGTCTGGTTAGTTATGGAGGATCTGCCATCTACGCAGCATCGGCCTATGCGGAGCAAACCACATTGACCGTTCGTATGAACAACCGGACCGTAAAAGATGTATTTAATTACATCGAAAAGAACAGTGAATTTATTTTTGTGTATCACGGTTCAAATATCAATTTGAACAGGAAAGTAAGTGTGGACGTTCACAACCAGACGGTTGAGACAATACTGAGTAATATGTTCGCAGGAACAGATATTGAGTATATTATCAATGATCGCCAGATTATTGTACGTAGAAACGAAAAAAGTAACAGATCTGTTACTTTTGCTGCTGAGTCTCAGCAGCAAAAGAAGATTACTGTAACAGGAAATGTGAAAGATGCAACCGGCGAACCGCTGATCGGTGTGAATGTATTGGTGAAAGGTACAACCATTGGGGGGATCACGGATATAGATGGTAATTTTTCGTTGTCGGATGTGGATCCTAATGCGACGATCAGTGTCTCTTATATCGGTTATAGGACACAGGATATTGCATTGAAAGGGAAAAGTGCAGTGAATATTACCTTGAGTGAAGATAGCGAATCGTTGGATGAAGTTGTCGTTATCGGTTATGGTACACAGAAGAAAGTGGACTTGTCCGGAGCTGTGGCTACTGTTTCAACAAAAGTACTGGAAAACCGTCCGGTTCTGACAGTCGGACAAGCCTTGCAGGGTTCAGTAGCTAACATGACTGTTTCGATTGGTAGCGGTCAGGCAACGGACTCCCCTACTTTTAACATACGTGGTACAACCTCTATCAATGGTGGTGACCCGTTAATTGTTATTGACGGCGTTGTCTCTACCTCGGAAGAGTTAAACCGTATGAATCCTTCCGATATTGGAAGTATTTCAGTCTTAAAAGATGCTGCTTCGGCAGCTATCTATGGTTCACGTGCTGCGTTTGGTGTTATCTTGGTGACAACGAAGACGGCCGGACAGGAAAAACTGACCGTTAATTATAGTAACAATTTTGCCATGCGTAAGTTGAGTAGTATGGCAGAGGTGATTACAGATCCTTATACGGTGGCAACGGCGCGTAATGATTTCTATTATCCGTGGGGTGTGAATCACAACCAGGAAGAATTGGAATATGCGAAGCGTGTTTCGTCTGATCCGAGCGTATCCCCTTATTTCCTGAAGCCGGATGGAACTTATGCTTATTTCGGTCAGACCGATTGGTTTGGCGAAGCCTATAAGAACCTGGCATTCTCAACGAACCACACTGTCGATGTCTCCGGAAAGACCGACCGTTTGAACTACTATTTCTCTGCCGGTTATAACTTCCAGGACGGTATGGTTTCGCAAGGGACGGATAAGTTTAACCGATACAATTTGCGTTCCAAGCTGGATTTTAAACTGACTGATTGGTGGACGTTGGGTAATAATACCAGTTTGGTAATTTCCGATTATGATGCTCCTTACTTTTTGGGGGATGATTATTATTGGGCTGTAAACCGTCGTAATGCGCTGGTACCTATAAAGAATCCGGATGGTTCTTATACTGAAGACGGCGCCGCTATCATGGGACGTTTTGCGGAAGGCGGACGTAAGAAAGAAAACAAAACTACTTTGACAACGCAGTTTACGACTAAGCTGGACATTATTAAAGATGTTCTTTTTGTAAACGGTTCGTTTGCCTATGTCGCTAACCGGAACAATAAGGACGGTGCGCAATTGTCTGTTCCTTACCGGAAAGGTCCGGAAACTCCTATTCTGTATCAGAACTCGGTTTCTTCTGCTTTCTTCGATAATACGGAAGCGTCAACGGTTACTTTCGATGCGTATGCAACTTTCCATAAGTTGTTTAATGACAAGCACGATTTCACGGCTATGGTGGGTTACAACCAGGAAAGCTGGAGTGAATCTTATGAGTATGCCCAGCGAAAGGAGCTAATTACAGACGGACTGCCTACACCTAATTTGGCTACGGGCGACATGACTGTTACTCAACGTATCAGAGAATTGTCTTTCCGAAGTGTTTTCGGCCGTTTGAATTATACGTATGATAATCGTTATATCCTGGCGGTGAATGCCCGTTATGACGGCACTTCACGTTTCCCGACAGATTCCCGCTTTGTTTTCAACCCGTCCGGATCTGCTGCATGGGTCATTTCACAGGAAGGTTTCTTTGAGCCTCTTAGAGATGTGGTTAACTTCCTGAAATTACGTTTTTCTTACGGTAGTTTGGGTAATCAATATCTGAAAGACAACTATTATCCTTATTTGGCAACAATGGGTTCCGATAAGTCGAAAGTCATATTGGATGGCAAACAGCCTGTCTATGTTTCTTCTCCGGGGTTGGTAGCCGGCGATTTGACTTGGGAAACGGTGACGACTTCCGACTGGGGTATGGATGTCAACTTCTTTAATAATCGCTTGACGGCTACTGTCGATGGTTATATCCGCCGTACGAAAGATATGTTGAGAAGCGGTGCGAAACTGCCGTCAGTATTGGGTACGGCTGTTCCGCTGGAAAATGCGGCCGACTTGAAGACTACCGGTTGGGATTTGACAATCAGCTGGCGTGACCAGTTTAAACTGGCAGGCAAGCCGTTCAACTATGGCGCGAGCTTTAATATCGGCGACAGTCGTTCTAAGATCACAAAATATGCCAATGAAACAGGTAGTTTAGGCGATCATTATGTAGGTAAAGAATGGGGTGAAATCTGGGGATTGGTGAATGATGGTTTCTTTACTTCTCAGGAAGATATTGACAACAGTGCCGACCATACAGAAGTCGATCCGTATCCCGGTACGCCGCCTATGGCTCCGGGTGATGTCAAATATAAGGACTTGAACGGCGACGGCAAGATCAATAAAGGTGCCAACACATTGGCCGACCATGGTGACTATAAGGTTATCGGTAATGATCAGGCCCGTTATGCTTTCGGTTTCACAGCCAATGGTGATTGGAACGGATTCGACTTCAGCATATTTATACAGGGTATTATGAAAAAGGATTACTATCCGACCCGCGACCCGTATTTCTGGGGTATGTATTATGATCCGTGGACAAATCTCACGTACGGTAACTATAACGACCATTGGACAACAGAAAATCCGAATGGATTCTTCCCGCGTGTCAAGTCTTACCAGGCCTATGTCGCTAACAGAGGATTGGCTATTCCGCAGACACGTTATTTGCAAAATGCGGCCTATGCCCGTCTGAAGAACTTGACGTTTGGTTATACGCTTCCTCAGAAGTGGGTGGAAAAGGTTAATATCAGCCGCCTTCGTGTTTTCTTCTCCGGCGATAACCTGTGTGAAATCACTGGTCTCTACAAATACTATAAGATGGATCCGGAATGTTTGGGCGGACAGATTTATCCGTTGCAGCGCTCCTATTCTTTCGGTTTAAATGTTACATTCTAA
- a CDS encoding FecR family protein — MNRKQKISDKKSFEQAGKDLLRKVHEAEPDRRQEALASWQEIEAGLSRPHTSFRLRSRFIWSVAASIAVLLSVGLYFWTDGNKDSSMSLALLENNTSSLSGNEIVLIESKEKLQLKDESSITYDAEGKSNVEEHVVKKETAEDRKEKKEEINQIIVPKGRRADITFSDGTRMYVNAGTRVFYPAVFKKDKREIIVEGEVYLDVAKDPSRPFIVKANGFDVKVLGTQFNVCAYKEDASASVVLVDGRVEVSSGKNTKSILSPNQMIEINDKGTDVKEVDVFEYICWKDNMMMLSDRKVGETLDRLSRYYGRKIWYNEEIGNIPISGKLDLRENMEDVISILCQSLFLQYKTDANNNIIISK, encoded by the coding sequence GTGAATAGAAAACAAAAAATATCAGATAAGAAATCGTTCGAACAGGCCGGTAAGGACTTGCTCCGGAAAGTACATGAAGCAGAGCCCGATCGTCGGCAGGAAGCATTGGCGTCTTGGCAGGAGATAGAAGCTGGCTTGAGTCGGCCACATACTTCATTCCGGTTGCGCTCCCGCTTTATATGGTCTGTTGCAGCCTCAATAGCCGTACTTCTTTCTGTCGGTCTTTATTTTTGGACAGACGGAAATAAAGATTCTTCCATGTCGCTAGCTTTGCTTGAAAATAACACATCTTCCTTGTCCGGTAATGAAATTGTTCTGATTGAAAGTAAAGAGAAGTTGCAGCTGAAAGACGAATCGTCTATTACATACGATGCAGAAGGAAAGTCGAACGTGGAAGAACACGTTGTAAAGAAAGAAACGGCGGAAGATAGGAAAGAGAAAAAAGAAGAAATAAACCAGATTATTGTACCAAAAGGCAGAAGGGCGGACATTACTTTTTCGGATGGAACGCGGATGTATGTAAATGCCGGTACACGTGTTTTCTATCCTGCTGTATTCAAAAAAGATAAAAGGGAGATTATCGTCGAAGGCGAGGTTTATCTGGATGTGGCGAAAGACCCTTCGCGGCCATTTATTGTCAAAGCGAACGGCTTCGATGTCAAAGTGCTTGGTACACAGTTTAATGTTTGTGCTTATAAGGAAGATGCGTCGGCTTCCGTAGTCTTGGTCGATGGACGGGTAGAAGTCAGCTCCGGTAAGAATACTAAATCTATACTCTCTCCTAATCAAATGATTGAAATAAATGATAAAGGGACGGATGTAAAGGAGGTAGATGTTTTTGAATATATCTGTTGGAAGGATAACATGATGATGTTAAGTGACCGGAAAGTAGGAGAGACGCTGGACCGGTTGTCTCGTTATTACGGACGTAAGATTTGGTATAATGAAGAGATTGGGAATATCCCCATTTCCGGGAAGCTGGACTTGCGAGAAAATATGGAGGATGTGATCAGTATCCTCTGCCAGTCCCTATTCCTTCAGTATAAAACAGATGCGAATAATAATATAATCATATCAAAATAA
- a CDS encoding RNA polymerase sigma factor translates to MQISDEKLWGLCLTGDREAFREIYCRFYSLLYNYGSKLVSDKDLVKDCIQDIFIKLIQNYQSLSTTPNVKGYLIKALRNKLYDTLEKEKATDDISLYEEVFVTDELMPLLSFDESEADNQAKHLMQAFSQLSSHQQEIIYLYYVNELKHDEIAEIMGINYQSSKNLLFRSLSSLRKLYQKNN, encoded by the coding sequence ATGCAAATATCCGATGAAAAATTATGGGGATTATGTTTGACAGGGGATAGAGAGGCTTTTAGAGAAATCTATTGTCGCTTCTATTCTTTATTGTATAATTATGGCTCCAAATTGGTCTCGGATAAGGATTTAGTAAAGGATTGCATCCAGGATATTTTCATAAAGCTAATTCAGAACTACCAGTCTCTTTCCACCACTCCGAACGTGAAAGGGTACTTGATCAAAGCCTTACGTAATAAATTGTATGATACACTCGAAAAAGAGAAAGCCACCGACGATATCTCCCTATATGAAGAAGTGTTCGTGACCGACGAACTGATGCCATTACTTTCTTTTGATGAATCGGAGGCTGATAATCAAGCTAAACATCTGATGCAGGCCTTTTCACAATTATCTTCCCATCAACAAGAGATTATTTACTTGTATTACGTGAATGAGTTAAAGCATGATGAAATAGCCGAGATTATGGGAATAAATTATCAATCTAGTAAAAATCTGCTATTCAGGTCATTATCTAGTCTTCGGAAATTATATCAAAAAAATAATTGA
- a CDS encoding YitT family protein, whose protein sequence is MKSTLSITSRQLMLRELHDYLMIALGMLFYAIGWTVFLLPNDITTGGVPGIASIVYWATGLNVQYTYFAINGGLLIASLIVLGWKFSVKTIFAVLVMTTILPIIQSATAGLHLLGNQPFMACVIGASFCGSGIGIAFSANGSSGGTDIIAAIINKYRDITLGRVILMTDMIIISSSYFVLHDWEKVVYGFATLYISSFVLDQVVNSARQSVQFFIISKKHEEIGRRINKDLHRGVTVIDGTGLYTGLGVKMMFVLAKKRESTTIFRLIKDIDPEAFVSQSAVIGVYGEGFDHIKVK, encoded by the coding sequence ATGAAATCAACTTTATCGATTACCTCAAGGCAGTTAATGCTGAGAGAGCTGCACGATTATCTGATGATCGCTCTGGGCATGCTTTTTTATGCTATTGGGTGGACAGTTTTTCTTTTGCCCAACGACATTACTACCGGAGGGGTGCCGGGTATTGCTTCTATTGTGTATTGGGCTACCGGACTGAATGTCCAGTACACGTATTTTGCAATTAATGGCGGGTTATTGATCGCTTCCCTGATTGTCTTGGGTTGGAAATTCAGTGTAAAGACCATTTTTGCCGTATTGGTCATGACGACTATTCTGCCGATCATCCAGAGTGCAACAGCAGGTTTGCACTTACTGGGTAATCAACCGTTCATGGCCTGTGTTATCGGTGCTTCCTTCTGTGGTAGCGGTATCGGCATTGCATTTTCTGCTAACGGTAGTTCCGGTGGTACGGATATTATTGCTGCCATTATCAACAAATACAGGGATATTACTCTGGGACGTGTTATTCTGATGACGGATATGATCATTATTTCTTCCAGTTATTTTGTCCTGCATGATTGGGAAAAGGTGGTTTATGGTTTTGCAACATTGTATATTTCCAGCTTTGTACTCGACCAGGTTGTGAATAGCGCCCGTCAATCCGTACAATTTTTTATAATCTCCAAGAAACATGAAGAGATAGGACGTCGTATCAATAAAGATCTTCATCGGGGTGTAACGGTTATAGACGGAACCGGCTTGTATACAGGGCTCGGAGTGAAGATGATGTTCGTATTGGCAAAAAAGCGGGAGTCGACTACTATTTTCCGTTTGATCAAAGATATAGATCCGGAAGCGTTTGTTTCACAGAGTGCCGTTATCGGTGTGTATGGGGAAGGGTTCGATCATATCAAAGTAAAATAA
- a CDS encoding glycoside hydrolase family 43 protein, producing MKKVRFIQICALLFAFTFVSCKSKTGTEQSGGVFTPGELWPDNQGVHINAHGGGILYAGDTYYWFGEHKTEGTAGNNALVGVHCYSSKDLYNWKDEGVALSVVKDDPSHSIAEGCILERPKVIYNKKNNNYVMWFHLEPKGAGYSGALSGIAVSDKVTGPYQFLRAVRPNAGHWPINVQEIHKQGVPESDRSQFTGGSLPAHPDSLNLLGRDMEGGQMARDMNLFVDDDGKAYHIYSSEENSTLHISQLTDDYTNYSGTYARFFPGRFMEAPAMFKRNGKYYLIMSGCTGWAPNAGRSAVASSIWGPWEELQNPFVGADADLSFHSQSTYVLPTPGKPGQFIYMGDRWTPDNAIDGRYIWLPIRFEGDQPIIEWHDKWSY from the coding sequence ATGAAGAAAGTTCGGTTTATACAGATATGTGCATTGTTGTTTGCTTTTACTTTTGTGAGTTGTAAAAGTAAAACAGGTACGGAGCAGTCAGGAGGAGTTTTTACTCCGGGAGAACTATGGCCGGATAATCAAGGTGTGCATATTAACGCTCATGGAGGAGGTATCCTTTATGCCGGAGATACTTATTACTGGTTTGGCGAACATAAGACGGAAGGAACCGCCGGTAATAATGCCCTGGTCGGTGTTCATTGTTATTCTTCCAAAGACCTGTATAACTGGAAAGACGAAGGTGTTGCTTTATCTGTTGTGAAAGACGATCCTTCGCATAGCATTGCAGAGGGGTGTATCCTGGAACGTCCGAAAGTGATCTATAACAAGAAGAATAACAATTATGTAATGTGGTTTCACCTGGAACCGAAAGGGGCGGGATACTCCGGTGCACTTAGCGGTATTGCTGTAAGTGATAAGGTGACAGGTCCTTATCAATTTCTTCGTGCCGTACGTCCTAATGCGGGTCATTGGCCGATCAATGTACAGGAGATTCATAAACAGGGCGTTCCTGAATCGGATAGAAGCCAGTTCACCGGTGGTAGTTTACCTGCTCATCCGGACAGTCTGAATCTGCTCGGACGTGATATGGAAGGCGGACAGATGGCGCGTGATATGAATCTTTTTGTAGATGACGATGGTAAAGCGTACCATATCTATTCTTCTGAAGAGAACAGTACTTTACATATTTCTCAGTTGACAGATGACTATACGAATTATTCCGGAACCTATGCCCGTTTCTTTCCGGGTCGTTTTATGGAAGCACCGGCTATGTTCAAACGTAACGGGAAATACTATCTGATCATGTCCGGTTGTACAGGATGGGCTCCGAATGCCGGACGCTCGGCTGTGGCATCTTCTATCTGGGGACCCTGGGAAGAACTGCAAAATCCGTTTGTAGGGGCTGATGCCGATCTCTCCTTCCATTCCCAAAGCACCTATGTTTTACCGACTCCCGGTAAACCGGGACAATTCATTTATATGGGTGACCGCTGGACTCCCGACAATGCAATAGATGGTCGTTATATCTGGCTGCCTATCCGTTTCGAGGGCGATCAACCGATTATAGAATGGCATGATAAATGGAGTTACTGA
- a CDS encoding TIM barrel protein gives MENISRRTAIKTALVGGAALAVSGLDAANPAKKKKVETKEPLKGNIRHSVSKWCFGSYPLDEFCGICKNIGIESIELLDPKDWPVVQKHGLTVAMCQGAGLGIDRGFNDPKLHDELVASYEQVIPMVAEAGLTNLICFSGKRNGLTDLQGWENCEKGLKRLMPLAEKHNVVLTMELLNSVGHKDYQCDHTIWGVELCRRIGSPNFKLLYDIYHMQIMEGNIIENIQKYHEYFSHIHTGGNPGRAEIDETQELYYPAIMKAIVETGYKGFVGQEFVPRQEDKIASLEKCIRICDV, from the coding sequence ATGGAAAACATCTCAAGAAGAACAGCCATTAAGACCGCGTTGGTAGGTGGTGCTGCATTAGCCGTATCCGGACTGGATGCCGCCAATCCTGCGAAAAAGAAGAAAGTAGAAACAAAGGAACCATTGAAAGGTAATATCCGCCATTCCGTTAGTAAATGGTGCTTCGGCAGCTATCCGTTGGATGAGTTTTGCGGAATATGCAAGAATATAGGGATTGAATCGATCGAACTACTTGATCCGAAGGACTGGCCGGTCGTACAAAAACACGGGTTGACTGTGGCTATGTGCCAGGGGGCCGGACTGGGTATCGACCGCGGGTTCAATGATCCCAAGTTGCATGATGAACTGGTAGCCAGCTACGAGCAGGTTATTCCTATGGTCGCTGAGGCGGGATTGACTAATCTGATCTGTTTCTCCGGCAAACGGAACGGACTGACAGATCTTCAGGGATGGGAAAACTGTGAGAAAGGATTGAAACGCTTGATGCCGTTGGCAGAGAAACATAATGTCGTCCTGACAATGGAGCTGCTGAATAGCGTAGGACATAAGGACTATCAGTGCGATCATACTATTTGGGGGGTGGAACTGTGCCGCCGTATCGGTTCTCCTAACTTTAAACTTCTGTATGATATCTATCATATGCAGATTATGGAAGGCAATATCATTGAAAATATTCAGAAGTACCACGAATATTTCTCCCATATCCATACCGGAGGAAACCCCGGACGTGCAGAGATCGATGAGACACAGGAACTTTATTATCCGGCTATCATGAAAGCGATAGTGGAAACCGGCTATAAAGGATTTGTCGGTCAGGAATTTGTGCCTCGCCAGGAGGATAAGATTGCTTCTCTTGAAAAATGTATTCGTATCTGTGATGTATAG
- a CDS encoding alpha/beta hydrolase family protein: MYKIITTLFTLLLVLPVVGQTSNPDALSGITTGRKDGRFLSSRGSVQYMLKQMKPAYAFDPSFTPAEFKEWQSGLRTAMKELMHFPEQSDVPAPVCIKTVQRDGYRIEKWESYPLPGSVVPYLVLIPDGVDAGHKAPAVLCIPGFGGSKEGLAGETEGDYELTSLPVEPVKKGAMALHYVKKGLVAVAVDNTSCAELSDNGYFDYLNTSRILLEMGWSYLGLTAYQDWNVLNWMKEQDFVNKERIIVSGFSLGTEPLMVLGALDPSIYAFVYNDFLCRTLERILVMTKPDPKGSRPFPNSIEHLIPGFLTQFDFPDLVAALAPRPVICTEGGLDRDFDLIGKAYRIAGKPDNFTFYHYKKFADPKDRKQIEEVPEGIDRDTYFDLVNVDPKNHYFKEEWVLPWIDKVLK, encoded by the coding sequence TTACTCTGCTACTGGTTTTGCCGGTAGTGGGACAAACTTCCAATCCGGATGCTCTTTCAGGAATAACTACCGGTCGTAAGGACGGACGTTTCCTGAGTTCGAGAGGTTCTGTTCAGTATATGTTGAAGCAAATGAAACCGGCTTATGCCTTTGATCCGTCCTTTACACCTGCTGAGTTTAAGGAATGGCAATCCGGTCTGCGTACAGCAATGAAAGAGTTGATGCATTTTCCGGAACAGTCGGATGTACCGGCTCCGGTTTGTATCAAAACGGTTCAGCGGGATGGCTATCGGATTGAGAAATGGGAGTCCTATCCGTTGCCGGGCAGTGTCGTTCCTTATCTTGTCTTGATTCCGGATGGTGTCGATGCCGGTCATAAAGCTCCGGCTGTGCTTTGCATACCCGGATTTGGAGGTAGCAAAGAAGGGCTGGCGGGTGAAACCGAAGGGGATTATGAATTGACTTCACTCCCTGTCGAGCCTGTAAAGAAGGGGGCTATGGCTTTACATTATGTGAAGAAAGGATTGGTGGCTGTTGCAGTGGATAATACCTCCTGCGCCGAGCTTTCAGACAACGGCTATTTTGATTATTTGAATACATCCCGTATTTTACTGGAAATGGGATGGAGTTATCTGGGACTTACCGCTTATCAGGATTGGAATGTCCTGAACTGGATGAAAGAACAGGATTTTGTGAATAAAGAGCGGATCATCGTCAGCGGTTTCTCTTTGGGGACCGAACCGTTAATGGTATTGGGTGCTTTGGATCCGTCCATCTATGCATTTGTTTATAATGATTTCCTGTGTCGTACGCTCGAAAGGATTTTGGTTATGACGAAACCGGATCCGAAAGGGTCACGTCCTTTCCCGAATTCTATTGAGCATTTGATACCTGGCTTTCTGACGCAATTTGACTTTCCCGATTTGGTTGCGGCTTTGGCTCCCCGTCCGGTTATTTGTACGGAAGGTGGCCTCGACCGCGATTTCGACCTGATCGGTAAAGCCTATCGGATAGCAGGTAAACCGGATAACTTCACGTTCTATCATTATAAGAAGTTTGCCGATCCGAAAGACCGGAAGCAAATAGAAGAAGTTCCGGAGGGTATCGATCGGGATACCTATTTCGATCTGGTCAATGTCGATCCGAAGAATCATTATTTTAAAGAAGAATGGGTGTTACCGTGGATCGATAAGGTGCTGAAATAG